The following nucleotide sequence is from Sander vitreus isolate 19-12246 chromosome 3, sanVit1, whole genome shotgun sequence.
gggaggaggcctcagggaagacccaggactaggtggaggaacgtccagctgggaggaggcctcggggaagacccaggactaggtggagggacgtcccagctgggaggaggtcttggggaagacccaggactaggtggagggacgtcccagctgggaggaggcctcggggaagacccaggactaggtggagggacgtccagctgggaggaggcctcggggaagaccaaggactaggtggaggaacgtccagctgggaggaggcctcggggaagacccaggactaggtggagggacgtccagctgggaggaggcctcagggaagacccaggactaggtggagggattatatctccaacctggcctgggaacgcctcgggatcccccagtcggagctggttaatgtggctcgggaaagggaattTTGGggtccctgctggagctgctgccccccacGCCCCAGGGGGcataagcggacaaagatggatgggtggatggtttttgtcgctttttaaaacactgttaGTGCCTTGTTTGACTCTTTTTTCAAAACGGTATTCTGTTGTTTTCGAGGTTTTCGATGCTTTTagtcgcttttttcaatgtttttggcccTTTTGTCATTTTAAGTCAACATTCTTTGacgtttttaatttaaacatttgaattgtACTTGCGAAGAGCGCTGCAttgaaccatccatgttattttttgggcagttttgttgaaagaaacccacctttctgatatagaaaaactttgaaaagggGTCGGACTtcacccgaggacaacaggagggtgaaacgttaacaacaaaaacaatctaATATACGCGACCAACATGCAGAGGAGGTAGAAGTGTTAAATGTTGTTCTTTTAGTGCTGACATAAACTAATTCATAAAAGAAGAGATGATGAGTTGTCAGTAGGATGAAAGGCGTTGTGCgttttgtgttgctgctgcaggAGGAGGCCGTCGTTCTGTTTGAGGATCTCCGTCTGTGTGCCGTCAAATCTCTGGAGCACATGGACCGACGGTTCTGCTTCGAACTGCTCTCCGTTCAGAAGTAAGCCCGCTGCACGTTCACAGAGATGACACAGCACTatcagtatacagtatgtaaataaATATCAGGGTTCAACAGTAAGGGTTGGCCCGATGGCCCTGGGCAGTTAAAACGCCACGTCGGGTAAGTAAaggcctggacacacagagccgataatcggccgtctgacagtctggcgaggtcggtgactcgagtctggtcggtgtgctccgtgccgtcgtccgtccgaggggccgtcggccttcattttggctgatttgacatgtataatcggaaggcgggcactgccggcagtcggactcaaacgacccatctgattggtggagagctaaccgggaaacggggagcggggtgagcgtgactagagtctctcaaaatctgacattaatcttttaaactgacctttgttagtctgaaatgaagattcagcagctgcacggcctgtttctctcttcagatgttttcagagacacgtttcggtgaactattttaggacaacatgagatcgtattctgaacgagccgccatgacagtctggctttgaatttcctggagcaaccagacccacgtgacgcgttcgtccaatcagctgccggttttcatttttgggcgacaatacagcttagcgccgcctgctgttatggagacgtattacgtctcgtctcttcggtgcgttccgaggctttttttttgaccaactcggggagactgatcagcccaactgccttttctgtcgGCTCgctgtgtctgggccttaaccGTAACAACCCAGCGGCCCGTTGGGGCGTCATGGTATCATGAATCATTGGATGTGAATGTGCCGTCGGCCAATCAAGAGATGAGTTGGCGTCTGAtgcttttcatgttttgtttccacatttttttccaCTTGTGGTGCTTTCAGCgcttcactttttttctgccttttttgccgtgtgtgtgtgtgtctgtgtctgtgtgtgtgtgtgtgtgtgtgtgtgtgtgtgtgtgtgtgtgtgtgtgtgtgtgtgtgtgtgtgtgtgtgtgtgtgtgtgtgtgtgtgtgtgtgtgtctgtgtgtgtgtgtgtgtgtgtctgtgtgtgtgtgtctgtgtgtgtctgtgtgtgtgtgtgtgtgtgtatgtctgtatgtctgtgtgtgtgtatatgtctgtgtgtgtgtgtgtctgtgtgtctgtgtgtgttagatgCTGTGCTCTGCAGGCAGACTCGGAGCAGTTGAAGCAGGCGTGGCTCAGCGCTCTGCAGGGCAGCATCGACCTCgcctacagagagagagccgACTCCCAGGTAGCTCCTtcattagtttatattttacctctgagatgtagaggAGTACCACAAAACACTATAACTCAAAAATCTGATTTGATAACCTGCTCATATGTTTTGGGCGTAAaaatctgaatgtgtaaatgaactaaagctgtcacatcagtgtagtgaagtagaaagtCTAAAGTAAAGTACCTTTTTATAATGGAGTGTTTGAGATTCGGTCCCTGCCTGTGTACAGCCTAAAgagctcccccctcccctctgcgGTGGGGACTCGTACCCGGGCCCCCCCGCTCCGAGGCTGTCGGTGCTGGACGTGGCCCTCCGGGGCCCCGGGAACCAGCGGTGCTGCGACTGCGGCGAGGAGGAGCCGCGCTGGGCCTCCATCAACCTGGGAGTCACCGTGTGCATCGAGTGCTCCGGCATCCACAGGTGACCCGGCTCACATCCCAATATCATCTGATATTTGATACCACAGATGGTTCATATTTGATACAGTTCCTTATAGCATTACAGTATTAATATGATGGTATTTTACAGTGTGGATCTAAACATATTTGACATCATGATGTTTTTCAGGAGCCTGGGCGTCCACCTGTCCAAGGTGAGATCACTCACTCTGGACTCATGGGAGGCTGAACAGCTgaaggtaaaacacacacacacacacacacacatatatacacacacgcacagcaacacacacacacgcgcacacacacacacacacacacacacacacacaaacacacacagcaacacacacacacacacacacacatatacacacgcacagcaacacacacacatgtgcacacacacacacacacacacacacacatactcaaaaaaaacacacacacacatacacatacacacagacacacacacacatatacacacgcacagcaacacacacacatgtgcacacacacacacacagcaacacacacacacacacacacacacacacatgcacacacacacacacacagcaacacacacacacacacacacacacacaaaaacacacacacacacacacacacacacacacacacacacacacacacacacacacacacacacacactcacacacacacacacacacacccaaacacacacacacacacacacacaaaaacacacacacactcacacacaaaaacacgcacacacacagcaacacacacacacacacacagcaacacacacacacagcaacatacacacacacaggaagtcaGACGGACTAACACGTTATATTGCAAAAGAATGATCTATTATTCATTCGTTAATATTAATATTGGGAGCAAAAGATGTTCAAAAAAATCCTCAAACCCAAAACTGTGTGATCGCATACTAGAGCTCTCCGATTGAGTATGTTGACGTCTTACTCTTCTTCTCGTCTTCCAGCTGCTGTGCGTTCTGGGAAATAACGCCGTGAACCGGATCTACGAGGCGCGATGTTCAGAGGAAGGCCGGGTCAAACCCAGAGCCAGCAGCCCACGGtaacaccacacagacacacatttagaGAGAGACATGAAGATTATTATTTACAGCTTTCACTTTAACGGGCGTTTCTGTCAGAATGAAATGACGACTGCAGGGTGTTACGGCTGCTGATCAGCAAGAAcgtgaaaagaaatgtttgtttCTTCTCTTGTCCAGAGCGGAGAAAGAGACGTGGATCAAAGAGAAATACGTGGAGAAGAGATTTGTCCAAATCAGCAGCTCAGACGGAGCTCGTAAGTCCAACAGTCATCTGAAAGTAAaagcaacatttatttatggatttatcacagataaaaaaacataaagtgctttacataaaacatacacGGTGAtcaaaacacaatacaaatgACCAAGTATTACGTACAAATAAAGTGCAGACAGGTCAAAgtccgacgcaagtgtctttgctattttaagaccgtccagcggcccgcgtcgtttaaatagcaaatgcacctgcgcccatctgtggccccatgggcgtgctggtcttacagggaggtgtgttcaggtgcattctgggcgtggtggtcttacagggaggtgtgttcaggtgcattctgggcgtgctggtcttacagggaggtgtgttcaggtgcattctgggcgtgctggacttacggggaggtgtgttcaggtgcattctgggcgtgctggtcttacggggaggtgtgttcaggtgcattctgggcgtgctggtcttacggggaggtgtgttcaggtgcattctgggcgtgctggtgttacagggaggtgtgttcaggtgcattctgggcgtgctggtcttacggggaggtgtgttcaggtgcattctgggcgtgctggtgttacagggaggtgtgttcaggtgcattctgggcgtgctggtgttacagggaggtgtgttcaggtgcattctgggcgtgctggtcttacagggaggtgtgttcaggtgcattctgggcgtgctggtcttacagggaggtgtgttcaggtgcattctgggcgtgctggtgttacagagaggtgtgttcaggtgcattctgggcgtgctggtcttacagggaggtgtgttcaggtgcattctgggcgtgctggtcttacagccAGGTGtgagaccaactagaatatttggcaAGTCCAAGTGGCcaagtccgagacaagtccgagtccaaataccaacgagtccaagacGAGTCAGAGACAAAAGCGTCTCGAGTCCAGACtgaagtactacagccctgtcCCACATTCATTAAAGCCATGATATTAAAGACTATTATGTCTTAGCATGTTAAAAGAATACATCCCTTGTAACTGTTCCAGTTTGGACCGTAGCAGCGACATTAGTGGTGTTAACACCGGCTCCCTCGTGTCTATTCGGCAGTATATAAAGCTTAAGATCAGGATTTTTTAACGTATTAGAGGCGCAGAACGCCACACAGCAACTTTTTCGACATTGTACCAATGTTTCCTCCTGGAAAAAGAGGATTTCTCTGACAATATTTCGTACACATCAACAGGTTTCTAAAGACGCATCCTCGTTTTCATAATCCTTTAATTCAAAGTGTAACGGACACTACAGCCCCAGTCAGACTGGACTGTATGTCTCCTGGAGAGGTGGAGGGATTTAAACAGGGAAACAGCCTCTCATTCTGTTCCAGGTGGAGGGAAGGGCGAGGCCGGGCTGCGTCTGTACCGGGCTGCGTCGGCGGGGGATCCGGTTGCCATGGCGGCAGCGTTGGCCCAGGGGGCGGAGGTCAACGGGAGCATCGCTGAGGAGGCGGGGCGCACGGCACTGATAGGAGCTGCTGTCGGGGTGAGGAGGCATGAACGCGACATATAATGAtgcagtaaaagtcctgcacttAAAACCTGGACGTTTCCATGTTGTTGTGTCtaaaaatctgtgtgtgtgtgtgtgtgtgtgtgtgcaggggtcGCTGTTGGCCTGTGAGTTCCTGCTGCTGAACGGAGCAAACGTCAACCACCGAGACCTGAGAGGACAGGGAGCACTGCACGCTGCCGCCACCGCTGGACACACTGGgtaataccacacacacacacacacacacacacacacacacacacacacacacagacagacacccacacaaaaactcccttttaggaagaaccctcggcagacccaggcaCATACacgcagacacaaacacacacacacacacacatacacacacacacacacacagacacacacacacacacacacacacacacacacactgtttaccTGGAATAAccccctctgattggctgtgtgCAGACAGGTGTGTCTGCTGCTGAAGAGAGGAGCCAATCAGTACGCTGTAGACGAGAGGGGACAGGACCCACTGGCCATCGCCGTGGAAACGGCCAATGCTGATATTGTCACACTGTGAGTCGACATTTGGcataaatgtaaatggtttGATTTATGTTGAGTCACGACGTCACGACGTCGGCCTCAGTGGAGAGTTTGATCtgaaccctcctgttgtcttcccTTGTTATTCATCATCAAAGAAACTCGTTTATATGAcataacatatataatatatatacacaaatgctataaaattgagtAAAACACCCAAACTCCAATATAattaatcattcatttttacCTCCATGTACACCCATGCATCATTATTTTTGGGCAACTTTGTGGAAAGAAACCCCATCCTTACTATGTAAACGGGTCATATTTGACGTGAGGAAAACAGGGTTACaaacaagggttaaaggaacaGGTTCATGTGTTCAGTACGGagctggttagcctagcttagcatgaagactggaagcGGGGGCAAACAGCTAGCCGAGCTCGTAGTCTCTCCGGTTGCTCCAAGGGTAGTGGAGCTGAGTCCTAACGGCACCCggccagggtttgagtccggcCCTGGGCTCTTTGATGCACGTCttcccttttctctcctctttcctctcggCTTCCGtctaaataaaagcataaaaatgcctaaaacaaagaaataatatagaatatttatattattatatttatttagcaTGATTTCGGTAAAGTGTGATCATTTTCTAACCAGTTGATTGTAATGTTTCAGACTGCGGATGGCCAGGATGAATGAAGAGATGAGAGATTCAGAAGGAGTCTTTGGGGCTATGGGTCAGTAGTAGGTCTATGTTTGTCTATGTTTAATCACAGTTATTGCTGAGTGCTAAGGGGCATAACTGTTGATAGTAATTGTCAACGTTAtgtccattgtgtgtgtgtgtgtgtgtgtgtgtgtgtgtgtgtgtgtgtgtcggaaaGATGTGTCAGATGTTTGTTGGGTGACCATATGGGTGTTttctatgtttgtgttttttatgttatctgttgattgttgacacatgcagacatgcacacacacacacacacacacagacataaacacacacatagacacacacacatgcactcacacacagacacacacgcacagacacacacacacacacgcacgcacagacataaacacacacatagacacacacacacacacacatgcactcactcacacacacacacacacacacatgcactcactcacacacagacacacacacacgcacagacacacacgcacgcacagacataaacacacacatagacacacacacacacacacacatgcactcacacacagacacacacacacacacacacacacacagacacacgcacacacatagacacacacacacacacacacacacacacacacacacgcacagacacacacacacgcacgcacagacataaacacacacatagacacacacacacacacacacatgcactcacacacagacacacacacacacacacacacacacacacacacacacacacacacacagacacacgcacacacacacacacacacacacacacacacacacacacacacacacacacacacacacacacacacacacacacacacacacaacacacacccacacacacacatgcactcacccagacacacacacacacacacacacacacacacacacacacatgccactaacacacacacacacacatagacacacacacacacacacacacacacacacacacacacacacacacacacacacacatgcactcacccagacacacacacacacacacacacacacacacacacacaacacacagacaatgcAAGAACACTTTCTGTGTGAACAGTTTGATCTTATCTTAAATCCGGTTTATTTCCTCAGGAGACGACGAGACCTTTCAGGACATCTTCCGCGACTTCAGCGACATGGCGTCACATGACCCGGAGCGGCTCAGCAGACGGCAGTTCAGCCGCGGCGgcgaggaggaagaagaggaaggggcGGAGGAGGAAGTGAAGGCAGGCGGAGGAGAAACGGTGAACAGCCAACACAGCGTTGGAAAGACGTCAGAATGACACTGAAACTGAGACCGGAAAGCCCCGTCAGACTGCAGACGCTCTCCGCTCCAAAAGTAACTGTGTTACCACGGTAACAGTTCGTACGGACACTGTACACGTTCATTTGAACTCTAAGAAGAGTTGACTGACAGCTTCACGTGACTGATGTTTCAAAATGAGCAGAACATTGAATGTGTGATAACGTAGTGTCCTCTAATACTTGACGTACCCTTACTGCGGTTGGAGGAGTGTTACCAGTGTTCACTTAGTTTCGTTTTTAATTAATCTGCTCATTATTTTCTCTGTTAATCGTTTGGTCAAAAAGTGACTTAATGTTCACATGTTCATATCCTTAAAGGAATGACTCTAACGACAGTTCAATGGACTAATGAAGTGTTTTCGGACCAAACTGTTCTGCTGAGCTCCCCGAGAACGACATGCATTAGGGCTGTCCTCCACTAGAGAAATTCTTAGGCCTCCTACActctgcctgcgtggcgtgagcgtggcgtgagcgtgtcagctgcgtggcgtgagcgtgtcagctgcgtgtcgtgtccatttttatttcggcttccatgttaacaggttagagctttcacactgcctgcgtgacacgcacgtctcaaaACGAAAACGCGTGCGTGCTAGAAaaaggaccgacgcctatttttcacgcgacacgcaagcgtgttggaagcgtttccaggcaaaatagaacatgaaaagatgtttatatgtcatttagacacaaatacatattagtaaatgacatgttgatgtttgaaagtctcgaggttttgacataaatgcagatataaggATAGCCTATGCTTTTAACGTTTTAAcaatttaattgtatttaaattggATTCTGATGAAACAACATGGACTTTATTATCTCAGGAAAGggaattgaaatataaaaatatatatatatatatatatatataaatatgtgcaaacaaatgtacaaacacaaaaatatagacaaaataaagttgaagaacaggctattgtttcattttatcaatgggaaacatacatgtgtacagacaaggctagcagcagcagcagcagcagcagcagcagcagcagcagcagtagcagcgcgtcagacacgtttctggtgtgcaaagacatagaaaacaccacgcaacagaaacgccacgctcacgccacgctcacgccacgcagccagtgttaTATAACTATCACATGATTTTATCAACTAATCCGACAGAAGTGTAAAAAAGCcgtttcatgcttcttgcgttcTGTACGGATGGCGATATGACGCAAACACGGCCTGGGCGACTGTGCGCGGAGGGTCCGATCGCCGAGCCGCGCACCTCCAAGATTTGGTAACAATGCGGACGCAGCAACCATGCGCGCCGTCCGCAGCGACCATGCGCGCCGTCCCGCAGCGACCATGCGCGCCGTCGCAGCGACCATGCGCGCCCGTCCGCAGCAACCATGCGCGCCGTCCGCAGCGACCATGCGCGCCGTCCGCAGCGTGCCGTCCGCAGCGCGCCGTCCGCAGCGCGCCGTCCGCAGCGCGCCGTCCTCCTAGTCGACTAAGAACAAAACGACAGATAAGTCGACTCAGAGAGGGCAGCCCTACCAATTGGACCGCTGATGgctaaagccgcctacacatgagtAGCTATTTTCTCTCTGCGCCCCGCTAGGTAGGGCCTGGTGttgttagggttgggtatcatttggatttttacgattccgattcctaaactgattcttgaaaaactgaaataggTTGAGTAGCAATcccgtgcagtgaatggttaatgtGCTTTTAGGTccgtagcctacatttacggtagctagctaacggtagactacagagagagtgtgatatttttacgtccgtttcggagcgacagaaggaaaatatttcagtcgacacattaagtggaatgaggaaccgaaatttgctttctaatccggtccgattcctaccggaaccggttccatagtggaacctggtttcggtacccaaccctaggtgTTGTACAACAAAGGTGTACAAGTACAGTTCAGGGAACTCCGAGACACAGAGGATGAGCTTTTCTTCCACTGTCTTCCCGGTTTCTGATGCAGTGTATCGTATCTGTCACGTACAGCTGTTAATCTCATTGGTTGCTTTTGGAAGGTCAGTTTGAACTACAGTAGGTCTTTGATCGCAGCGCAAATACGGCAATTCCGAGCGGTGCGACGGGGGGTAGCGTGTAGCGGTACCCCCCGTAGTAAAACTATGGAACAGCCAACGCAGAGCAGTTTTACCACCTATCATGTGTAGGGGGCTTTAGGAATGTGCCGATTGACGATCGGATCGtaacgtgtttttttttgcggCTGTTGGCATCCATGAGTTGCAGATTGTAATAGTTTCACAGTGcaaactacagtatatacagtgtcCACttggggtgtcacgattctcccaAATCTAccattcaatttaaaatgttcttcaGCAGGGATAGCAACGCCACAATAAGAGCCGAACGGTGCTTTGCAGCAACAGTTTGAGTTCTCTCAGAGTTTAACGAGGTGCACGTGAACGCGCCATGGAGTCCCGTCAGAGCCCGCATGATTtacctttgttgtttg
It contains:
- the LOC144515969 gene encoding arf-GAP with coiled-coil, ANK repeat and PH domain-containing protein 2, encoding MDSLLDFEECVKDSPEFRLKLELFEADVTVLETQLDKVMKLCGKMVDAGQAYNAANQLFLAGLAELSTYHRKDGVISNCLNQFNQGLQEMVSFHTMLFDQTQRAISQQLTNLCSQFLPQLVETRKEFVRIGDDLETAAVKNAQAPRHKAADAERASHLLLATRKCYQHFALDYCLQLNTFKTQQRIDILNSVFSFVHAQFTFFHQGFDLLRDLEPTMKTMATQLSQFSADCAAKRKDLENTHLLVQQRDASGEPMVSPCPGSDDIIQGYLFKRSRRKTKTWKRSWFSIRDNQLLYRKSHKEEAVVLFEDLRLCAVKSLEHMDRRFCFELLSVQKCCALQADSEQLKQAWLSALQGSIDLAYRERADSQPKELPPPLCGGDSYPGPPAPRLSVLDVALRGPGNQRCCDCGEEEPRWASINLGVTVCIECSGIHRSLGVHLSKVRSLTLDSWEAEQLKLLCVLGNNAVNRIYEARCSEEGRVKPRASSPRAEKETWIKEKYVEKRFVQISSSDGARGGKGEAGLRLYRAASAGDPVAMAAALAQGAEVNGSIAEEAGRTALIGAAVGGSLLACEFLLLNGANVNHRDLRGQGALHAAATAGHTGQVCLLLKRGANQYAVDERGQDPLAIAVETANADIVTLLRMARMNEEMRDSEGVFGAMGDDETFQDIFRDFSDMASHDPERLSRRQFSRGGEEEEEEGAEEEVKAGGGETVNSQHSVGKTSE